In Vigna unguiculata cultivar IT97K-499-35 chromosome 3, ASM411807v1, whole genome shotgun sequence, a single genomic region encodes these proteins:
- the LOC114175968 gene encoding uncharacterized protein LOC114175968 yields the protein MMRCCSSCLNLRDRFQPWIRDYDRLQSFAVILIYLQIGCALIGSLGASYNGVSLVNLVVALFALVAIESSSQSLGRTYAFLLFCTILLDVCWFILFAREIWNISTQDYTAFFIFSVKVTLVMQSVGFTVRLSSSLLWIQIYRLGASYVDTISRAADADLRGSFLSPVTPAVARQCSNSNEILGGSIYDPSYFSSLFEDGQENKYPSGMFNHDITHNESTSFAEVSEKSPAGRSYQVVDEENGLVKREIV from the exons ATGATGCGTTGTTGTTCATCCTGTTTGAATTTGCGAGATCGATTTCAGCCATGGATTCGCGACTACGATAGGCTCCAGTCCTTTGCTGTCATCCTCATTTACCTTCAG ATTGGGTGCGCGTTAATTGGATCGCTGGGAGCATCTTACAATGGTGTGTCGCTCGTAAATCTGGTAGTTGCGTTGTTTGCTTTGGTCGCAATTGAGAGTAGCAGTCAGAGCCTTGGCCGCACCTACGCCTTTCTTCTCTTCTGTACCATATTGCTTGACGTTTGTTGGTTTATTCTTTTCGCTCGAGAAATTTG GAACATTTCTACTCAAGATTACACagcatttttcatattttcagtgAAAGTTACACTGGTTATGCAAAGTGTTGGTTTTACAGTGAGGCTATCTTCCTCGTTGTTATGGATTCAAATTTACAGGTTGGGTGCTTCCTATGTGGACACAATTTCTCGAGCAGCAGATGCTGATTTGAGGGGTAGTTTTTTGAGTCCTGTGACACCTGCAGTAGCTAGGCAATGCTCAAATTCCAATGAGATACTTGGAGGTTCTATTTATGATCCATCATACTTCTCATCCTTATTTGAAGATGGTCAAGAAAACAAATATCCAAGTGGG ATGTTCAATCATGACATTACCCATAATGAGTCCACTTCATTTGCTGAAGTTTCTGAGAAGTCACCTGCAGGCAGATCCTATCAGGTTGTGGAT GAAGAGAATGGGTTGGTTAAGAGGGAAATTGTTTGA